The following proteins come from a genomic window of Actinacidiphila yeochonensis CN732:
- a CDS encoding TetR/AcrR family transcriptional regulator, whose amino-acid sequence MSGTGQAERSGQPGQAEKPGQPGQPGNAPATAKRADVARNEEKLLAAAAEVFVTSGVDAPVREVAARAGVGMGTLYRHFPTRADLVVAVFRHQVEECAQAGPRLLEAEDSPLAALRRWIDLFVDFLATKHGLANTLQPDSSGFASLHTYFIDRLLPVGAHLLDAAAGAGEIRRAVQPYELMRGIGNLCIAPDPHYDPRRLIDLLLAGLQQPEAP is encoded by the coding sequence ATGTCCGGTACGGGACAGGCGGAACGGTCAGGGCAGCCGGGACAGGCAGAAAAGCCGGGACAGCCGGGGCAGCCCGGCAACGCGCCGGCCACGGCCAAGCGGGCCGATGTCGCGCGCAACGAGGAGAAACTGCTCGCCGCGGCGGCGGAGGTGTTCGTGACCTCCGGCGTCGACGCGCCCGTCCGCGAGGTCGCGGCCAGGGCCGGCGTCGGGATGGGAACGCTCTACCGCCACTTCCCGACGCGGGCGGACCTCGTCGTGGCCGTCTTCCGCCACCAGGTCGAGGAGTGCGCCCAGGCCGGGCCCCGCCTGCTGGAGGCCGAGGACTCGCCGCTGGCGGCGCTGCGCCGGTGGATCGACCTGTTCGTCGACTTCCTGGCCACCAAACACGGCCTCGCCAACACCCTGCAGCCGGACAGCAGCGGCTTCGCCAGCCTGCACACCTACTTCATCGACCGCCTGCTGCCCGTCGGCGCGCACCTGCTCGACGCCGCGGCCGGCGCGGGCGAGATCAGGCGCGCCGTCCAGCCCTACGAGCTGATGCGCGGTATCGGCAACCTCTGTATCGCCCCCGACCCCCACTACGACCCGCGACGGCTGATCGACCTGCTCCTGGCCGGACTCCAGCAGCCGGAGGCGCCCTGA
- a CDS encoding alpha/beta hydrolase family protein: protein MAERTSPAATYLHPTTPPVLSVSPVTLSVPGRPLPLDVRVSAPVTGDDLPIILFSHGHGNGYGLASADGYLPLAKVWAAQGFVVVQPTHLSAPRLSHLVGGLPEAPLFWRSRAQDMSDILDRLDEIEQAVPQLAGRLDRTKVAVAGHSLGGFTAELLLGAGATDPATGEEVKALDPRITQGVLLCAIGRGGDAFDGFMTAKAPVFRSTDLTTMTTAALVVAGDKDDSQHWTTTGPDWHADPYHLAPGSKTLLTVFGGEHLLGGIQGHDGVETTDENPDRVAVVAELTAAYLRTAFDPGDNAWQTAQEALTTGPDAFGRVESK from the coding sequence ATGGCCGAGCGAACTTCTCCAGCCGCCACCTACCTCCACCCGACCACCCCTCCGGTGCTGTCCGTCAGCCCGGTGACGCTGTCGGTTCCCGGACGCCCGCTACCCCTCGACGTGCGCGTCTCCGCGCCCGTGACCGGCGACGACCTGCCGATCATCCTCTTCTCGCACGGACACGGCAACGGGTACGGCCTGGCCTCGGCCGACGGCTACCTCCCCCTCGCCAAGGTCTGGGCGGCGCAGGGGTTCGTGGTGGTCCAGCCCACCCACCTCAGCGCCCCCCGGCTGAGCCACCTGGTCGGCGGCCTGCCCGAGGCGCCCCTGTTCTGGCGCTCCCGCGCCCAGGACATGAGCGACATCCTCGACCGGCTCGACGAGATCGAGCAGGCCGTGCCGCAGCTCGCCGGGCGCCTGGACCGCACCAAGGTCGCCGTGGCCGGGCACTCCCTGGGCGGCTTCACGGCCGAACTCCTGCTGGGCGCCGGGGCCACCGACCCCGCGACGGGAGAGGAGGTGAAGGCCCTCGACCCCCGGATCACGCAGGGCGTGCTGCTGTGCGCCATCGGCCGGGGCGGCGACGCCTTCGACGGGTTCATGACCGCCAAGGCGCCGGTCTTCCGGAGCACCGACCTCACCACGATGACCACCGCCGCACTGGTCGTCGCCGGCGACAAGGACGACTCCCAGCACTGGACGACCACGGGGCCGGACTGGCACGCCGACCCCTACCACCTCGCCCCCGGCTCCAAGACCCTGCTCACCGTCTTCGGCGGCGAGCACCTGCTGGGCGGCATCCAGGGCCACGACGGCGTCGAGACCACGGACGAGAACCCCGACCGGGTCGCCGTGGTCGCCGAGCTCACCGCGGCCTACCTCCGGACCGCCTTCGACCCCGGCGACAACGCCTGGCAGACGGCGCAGGAGGCGCTGACCACGGGTCCCGACGCCTTCGGCCGCGTCGAGTCCAAGTAG
- a CDS encoding PTS glucose/sucrose transporter subunit IIB yields the protein MPGTAHSQETRMSTKAEKIVAGLGGIDNIEEIEGCVTRLRTEVVDPGRVDETALKAAGAHGVVKMGTAVQVVVGTDADPIAAEIERLL from the coding sequence CTGCCGGGAACCGCGCACAGTCAGGAGACGCGCATGTCCACCAAGGCAGAGAAGATCGTCGCCGGCCTGGGCGGCATCGACAACATCGAGGAGATCGAGGGCTGCGTCACCCGGCTGCGCACCGAGGTGGTGGACCCCGGGCGGGTCGACGAGACGGCCCTGAAGGCCGCCGGGGCGCACGGCGTGGTGAAGATGGGCACGGCCGTGCAGGTGGTCGTCGGCACCGACGCCGACCCGATCGCGGCGGAGATCGAGCGGCTGCTCTGA
- a CDS encoding MBL fold metallo-hydrolase, giving the protein MNLTVVGCSGSFPSADSACSSYLFESDGYRLLVDMGNGALGELQRHVGLYDLDAVLLSHLHADHCIDMCGYFVARYYRHEGGPAEPIPVYGPTGTERRLSIAYGDVPDEKCMSEVFDFRTLEPGSFRLGPFEVAVRAVSHPVEAYGFRIEAGGRTAAYSGDTGPCDALLDLARDADLFLCEASFTAGKEDIPDLHLNGRQAGETATAAGAGRLVLTHIPPWTNPAVNLRDARDVFAGPVDLARAGAVYEV; this is encoded by the coding sequence ATGAACCTCACGGTCGTCGGCTGCTCGGGCTCGTTCCCGTCCGCGGACTCGGCGTGCTCCAGCTACCTGTTCGAATCCGACGGCTACCGGCTGCTGGTCGACATGGGCAACGGCGCGCTCGGCGAGCTCCAGCGCCACGTCGGCCTGTACGACCTCGACGCGGTCCTCCTCAGCCACCTGCACGCCGACCACTGCATCGACATGTGCGGCTACTTCGTGGCCCGCTACTACCGGCACGAGGGCGGCCCCGCCGAGCCGATCCCCGTCTACGGTCCGACCGGCACCGAGCGGCGGTTGAGCATCGCCTACGGCGACGTGCCGGACGAGAAGTGCATGAGCGAGGTCTTCGACTTCCGCACCCTGGAGCCCGGCTCCTTCCGGCTCGGCCCGTTCGAGGTGGCCGTCCGCGCGGTCAGTCACCCGGTGGAGGCGTACGGCTTCCGGATCGAGGCCGGCGGGCGCACGGCGGCCTACTCCGGCGACACCGGGCCGTGCGACGCGCTGCTGGACCTGGCCCGCGACGCGGACCTCTTCCTGTGCGAGGCGTCCTTCACCGCCGGCAAGGAGGACATCCCCGACCTGCACCTCAACGGACGCCAGGCCGGGGAGACCGCCACCGCCGCCGGGGCGGGCCGGCTGGTGCTCACCCACATCCCGCCGTGGACCAACCCGGCGGTGAACCTGCGCGACGCCAGGGACGTGTTCGCCGGCCCCGTCGACCTCGCCCGGGCCGGCGCCGTCTACGAGGTGTGA